CCCTTGCTGGATGCGGAAGGTGTGATGGGTCAGGTCATTCACGTGGGCCCGTTTTCCAGTACGGCCATGTTAATTACCGATCCCAACCATGCTATTCCGGTACATATTAACCGCAACGGTTTACGTGCCATTGCGGTAGGCAATGGCAGCCCGGATGTGCTGGAAATTCCCTATTTGGCCAACAGCTCTGATATAGAAGTAGGTGATTTGTTAACCAGCTCCGGCCTGGGGGGGCGCTACCCCAGAGACTACCCAGTTGCCAAAGTCACCTCGGTACAAAAAGACCCGTCACAATCCTATGCGGTAGTCACTGCGAAACCAACTGCCAAACTGGAAACCAGCCGGGAGGTACTGCTGGTCTGGACTGACGAGTTCTTGCAAATTCAAGCCAATGAACAAGCCAAAACTACAAGCGGCAACGAAGCGACTGAAAAGGAAGATCAATAATGGCCCTGGTGAAACATCAAGGCGGTTTTTTGATTTTATTGACCTTTATTGCGTCTTTAATTCTGTCCATGATCCCCATGCCCTCCTGGCTGGAATCTTTCCGCCCCTTGTGGGTTGTTATCGTGCTGATCTACTGGGTCATCGCCTTACCGGACCGGGTTGGGGTTTTTGCCGCTTGGGTGGTGGGCCTGATGTATGACGTGGCCAGTGGCGCTTTGTTGGGCCAAAATGCTCTGGCAATGGCGTTTATAGCCTATTTAGGCATTAAACTGCATCTGCGCATTCGTATTTTTCCATTATGGCAACAAGCGATGAGTATTCTTGTGCTGGTAGCACTGTACCAGATGCTCTCTCTTTGGATTAAAGGCATGACCGGTGTTACCGCTCAAGGCATGTCGTACTGGCTTCCTTCCTTAAGTAGCATGTTGGTGTGGCCTCTCACCTACATGATACTACGCGCTTACCGCCGCCATTATAAAATTCGCTAACTCCCATGTCCGGAATCACGCTAAAAGACCATTTTCGTGAAACGCAAATGTTTAATGTGCGTTCCGTGGTCATGGTGGTTTTTGCGGTGATACTAACCATTGTCCTTATTTCGCGACTTATCTACTTACAGGTGGTGGACCATGAGCTGTATGCCACTTTATCCGAAGACAACCGCTTTAAAATTTCGGCCGTCGCCCCCACTCGCGGCCTGATTTATGATCGCAACGGCATTTTATTGGCGCAAAACCTCCCCACCTATTCCCTGGTGGTCACACCCGAGCGAGTGAAAAATCTGGATGAGACCATCGAATCGCTGAGTCAGCTCATCGAAATCAGTGAAGGTGACATCAGTCAGTTCAAACGGGAAGTACGACGCAATCGCCCCTTTAAAACCCTACCCTTGCGAACCCGTTTGAATGACGAGGAAATCGCCAAAATTGCCGTTAATCGACATCTTTATTCCGGAGTGGACATTGCCGCCACCTTGATCCGCCATTATCCCCAAGGAGGTTTAGGGGTACACGCTTTGGGCTATGTTGGGCGAATCAACGAAAAAGAACAACAGTTGGTAGACAAAACCGATTACGAAGGTACGGACTACATTGGTAAAACCGGAATAGAAAAATACTACGAAACTGAACTCCACGGACATGTAGGTGTTGCCCAAGAGGAAATCAACGCATCCGGCAGACGACTAAGGGTCATCCCCCAGGTTGCCGCGGAACCCGGCAAGGATTTGCATTTAACCCTGGACGCCAAGTTACAACGCGTCGCGGAAAAAGCCCTGGGGAACCATCGAGGCGCCATTGTTGCCATCGACCCCGCTAACGGCAATATACTGACACTGGCCAGCACCCCGATCTATGATCCCAATTTGTTCGTTACCGGCATCGACAAAACCACCTACACGGAACTTCGTAATGACGACGACTTACCCCTGTTCAATCGTGCCCTACGCGGACGCTACCCACCCGGCTCAACGGTGAAACCCTTTATTTCCCTGGCCGCATTGGAAGGCAACGTCATCGCAAAAAACCATGAAACCAACTGCAAAGGCTGGTTCAGCCTGCCGGGGGATACGCACCGCTATCGCGATTGGAAAAAAACCGGCCACGGAAGTGTCAATGTAGAAAAGTCCATTGTTCAATCTTGTGACGTTTTTTACTACGAACTGGCCGTTAAAATCGGCGTGGATCGTCTCGCCAGTTTTATGTTTCCTTTTGGTTTCAACAGCTTGACTGACACTGACATTAGCGGAGAATTGGCCGGCTTGTGGCCTACCACGGAATGGAAGCGGCAAAGCCGCAATCTACCTTGGTATCTGGGAGAAACGGTCAGTGTGGGTATCGGCCAAGGCAGCACCTTAGTCACCCCTCTGCAACTGGCTTCGTCTACTGCCACGTTATCTATGTATGGCCAAGCCATGCGGCCGCGAATCGTTGCAGCAATGGTAACGGCAGGGGAAAGGGTAGACCAACCCATCCAAACGGGCCCGGCTGTAGAGGTTAAGAATGTGGACAATTGGAAACAAGTGATTAAAGCGATGGAAAAAGTGGTGCATGACTGGCGTGGCACCGCGTTTCGCATCAGCAAGGGAGCCCATTACAAAATTGCAGGTAAAACGGGAACTGCCCAGGTATTTTCGGTCAAACAAGATGAAGAGTACGACGAAACCAAGATATCGGCGCGTAACCGCGATCACGCTTTGTTTATCGCCTTTGCACCGGTGGAATCACCTCGCATCGCTGTTGCTGTAATAGTGGAAAACGGCGGCCACGGTGGCTCCACAGCCGCCCCCATTGCCCGCAAGATAATGGACTATTATTTAAACACTGAAAATGTAGCAGAAACGACTCCTCCTAAAAAATCATGAGCATACTAGACGGATCATTTGGTGATTTTAACCGGCAACGCAGAACCAGCGCCGAAAGCTGGCACATTGACTTGCCCTTACTACTGGGTATCTTGACCCTGGTAGTCATCAGTATGTTTACTCTCTACAGTTCCAGCAGCCAGAATATTGACTTGGTATGGCGACAAATTCTTCGTTTTATCATCGCGTTCGGCTTTTTGTTCGTCCTGGCGCAAATAGAGCCGAATACCCTTAAACGCTGGGTGCCGTGGGTTTATATCCTTGGCGTCACCCTGCTACTCATTGTCATGTTTTTTGGTGACGTGGGCAAGGGAGCGCAGCGATGGCTGGACCTGGGTCTGTTTCGATTCCAGCCTTCGGAGATCATGAAATTAGCAGTGCCGCTCATGGTGGCCTGGTATTTATCGGAGCAACACTCCCTGCCCCCCAATGGTAAAAGCCTGTTGATGGCAGCTTTGATCATCGGTACACCCGTCATACTTATTGCCAAGCAACCGGATTTGGGAACAGCGATTTTAGTTGCCTCTTCCGGGATTTTTGTGTTGTTTTTTGCAGGCATTAGCTGGCGCCTGGTCACGGCTCTGGGTACGCTGGCTGCCGCCTGCGCCCCCATAGTCTGGTATTTTATGATGCACGATTACCAGCGTCGCCGGGTTATCACACTGCTCAATCCGGAATCGGACCCATTGGGTGCGGGCTACCATATTATCCAATCCAAGATAGCCATTGGTTCCGGAGGGATATATGGCAAAGGCTGGCTCAACGGCTCCCAATCACAGTTGAATTTTCTTCCAGAGCATTCCACCGATTTTATTTTTGCAGCTTTTTCCGAAGAATTTGGACTGTTGGGGATTTCCATACTGTTAACCATTTACCTTTTTCTGGTGGTTCGCGGAATACTAATTGCAGTTCAAGCCCAGGACACGTTTACCCGTCTTACCGCGGGTAGCTTAACTATGACTTTTTTCATTTATGTTTTTGTAAATATTGGCATGGTGATCGGTTTGCTGCCTGTAGTGGGCGTACCTTTACCCTTAATCAGTTACGGCGGAACATCTATAGTGACGCTGATGGCGAGTTTCGGTATCCTCATGTCTATTCAAACACACCGAAAATTTTTATCCAGGTGACCGTTATGCTAGTTAATAGAGTTTTGTCTCTGTCGGTACTGCTTTTTGGCGCTGTATTCGCTACTACAGTAAACGCCGACATTTCCGATCGCCACGATGTGCGTCAATTTATTGACCAAATGGTCAAAGAACATCAGTTCAAGGAAGAAGAGCTGGTTAAGATTTTTCAGAAAGTGAGTATTAATAACAAAATTATCGATGCGATCACACGACCGGCAGAAGCCAAGCCCTGGCATAAGTACCGGCCTATCTTTCTTACCGATAAGCGCATAAACGGCGG
The window above is part of the Gammaproteobacteria bacterium genome. Proteins encoded here:
- the mreC gene encoding rod shape-determining protein MreC, whose amino-acid sequence is MKSLFVQGPSITSRLVIVTVVSVILMVMDHRQHHLETIRSALSVFVYPIQYLVNIPTSAGEWATDQLASRETLLEENARLRVQHTLLLARLQKLSALKVENIRLRELLQSSKKVNENVLIGELLAVDPDPFTRKIVINKGSRQDVYRGQPLLDAEGVMGQVIHVGPFSSTAMLITDPNHAIPVHINRNGLRAIAVGNGSPDVLEIPYLANSSDIEVGDLLTSSGLGGRYPRDYPVAKVTSVQKDPSQSYAVVTAKPTAKLETSREVLLVWTDEFLQIQANEQAKTTSGNEATEKEDQ
- the mreD gene encoding rod shape-determining protein MreD, with product MALVKHQGGFLILLTFIASLILSMIPMPSWLESFRPLWVVIVLIYWVIALPDRVGVFAAWVVGLMYDVASGALLGQNALAMAFIAYLGIKLHLRIRIFPLWQQAMSILVLVALYQMLSLWIKGMTGVTAQGMSYWLPSLSSMLVWPLTYMILRAYRRHYKIR
- the mrdA gene encoding penicillin-binding protein 2 — protein: MSGITLKDHFRETQMFNVRSVVMVVFAVILTIVLISRLIYLQVVDHELYATLSEDNRFKISAVAPTRGLIYDRNGILLAQNLPTYSLVVTPERVKNLDETIESLSQLIEISEGDISQFKREVRRNRPFKTLPLRTRLNDEEIAKIAVNRHLYSGVDIAATLIRHYPQGGLGVHALGYVGRINEKEQQLVDKTDYEGTDYIGKTGIEKYYETELHGHVGVAQEEINASGRRLRVIPQVAAEPGKDLHLTLDAKLQRVAEKALGNHRGAIVAIDPANGNILTLASTPIYDPNLFVTGIDKTTYTELRNDDDLPLFNRALRGRYPPGSTVKPFISLAALEGNVIAKNHETNCKGWFSLPGDTHRYRDWKKTGHGSVNVEKSIVQSCDVFYYELAVKIGVDRLASFMFPFGFNSLTDTDISGELAGLWPTTEWKRQSRNLPWYLGETVSVGIGQGSTLVTPLQLASSTATLSMYGQAMRPRIVAAMVTAGERVDQPIQTGPAVEVKNVDNWKQVIKAMEKVVHDWRGTAFRISKGAHYKIAGKTGTAQVFSVKQDEEYDETKISARNRDHALFIAFAPVESPRIAVAVIVENGGHGGSTAAPIARKIMDYYLNTENVAETTPPKKS
- the rodA gene encoding rod shape-determining protein RodA; translated protein: MSILDGSFGDFNRQRRTSAESWHIDLPLLLGILTLVVISMFTLYSSSSQNIDLVWRQILRFIIAFGFLFVLAQIEPNTLKRWVPWVYILGVTLLLIVMFFGDVGKGAQRWLDLGLFRFQPSEIMKLAVPLMVAWYLSEQHSLPPNGKSLLMAALIIGTPVILIAKQPDLGTAILVASSGIFVLFFAGISWRLVTALGTLAAACAPIVWYFMMHDYQRRRVITLLNPESDPLGAGYHIIQSKIAIGSGGIYGKGWLNGSQSQLNFLPEHSTDFIFAAFSEEFGLLGISILLTIYLFLVVRGILIAVQAQDTFTRLTAGSLTMTFFIYVFVNIGMVIGLLPVVGVPLPLISYGGTSIVTLMASFGILMSIQTHRKFLSR